TCTTATGGGGATTCACACACAGATCTGACCACAAGCACTTAGGAGAGATAGAATGGGATGTGAACATACAAATTcgtaaaatacactgctcaaaaaaataaagggaacacttaaacaacacaatgtaactccaagtcaatcacacttctgtgaaatcaaactgtccacttaggaagcaacactgattgacaataaatttcacatgctgttgtgcaaatggaatagacaacaggtggaaattataggcaattagcaagacacccccaataaaggagtggttctgcaggtggtgaccacagaccacttctcagttcctatacttcctggctgatgttttggtcacttttgaatgctggcggtgctttcactctagtggtagcatgagacggagtctacaacccacacaagtggctcaggtagtgcagctcatccaggatggcacatcaatgcgagctgtggcaagaaggtttgctgtgtctgtcagcgtagtgtccagagcatggaggtgctaccaggagacaggccagtacagcaggagacgtggaggaggccgtaggagggcaacaacccagcagcaggaccgctacctccgcctttgtgcaagaaggagtaggaggagcactgccagagccctgcaaaatgacctccagcaggccacaaatgtgcatgtgtctgctcaaatggtcagaaacagactccatgagggtggtatgagggcccgacgtccacaggtgggggttgtactTACAGCCCAAcgccgtgcaggacgtttggcatttgccagagaacaccaagattggcaaattcgccactgacgccctgtgctcttcacagatgaaagcaggttcacactgagcacatgtgacagacgtgacagtctggagacgccgtggagaacgttctgctgcctgcaacatcctccagcatgaccggtttggcggtgggtcagtcatggtgtggggtggcatttctttggggtgccgcacagccctccatgggctcgccagaggtagcctgactgccattaggtaccgagatgagatcctcagaccccttgtgagaccatatgctggtgcggttggccctgggttcctcctaatgcaagacaatgctagacctcatgtggctggagtgtgtcagcagttcctgcaagaggaaggcattgatgctatggactggcccgcccgttccccagacctgaatccaattgagcacatctgggacatgtctcgctccatccaccaacgccacgttgcaccacagactgtccaggagttggcggatgctttagtccaggtctgggaggagatgcctcaggagaccatccgccacctcatcaggagcatgcccaggcgttgtagggaggtcatacaggcacgtggaggccacacacactactgagcctcattttgacttgttttaaggccattacatcaaagttggatcagcctgtagtgtggttttccactttaattttgagtgtgactccaaatccagacctccatgggttgataaatttgatttccattgataatttttgtgtgattttgttgtcagcacattcaactatgtaaagaaaaaagtatttaataagaatagttcattcattcagatctaggatgtgttattttagtgttccctttatttttttgagcagtgtattttacaATTTGGAATTtataacatacactaagttactaaaagtatgtggacacctgctcattgaccttctcattccaaaatcatgggcattcataAGGAGTTAGTCCCCCCCcttgcttctataacagcctccactcttctgggaaggctttccactagatgttggaacattactgcagggacttgctttcattcagccacatgcttttattaaatatgtttatttGTTGTGTGCTGAATTATATTGTTCTATACACACGTGTAAGTTTTATTATAAAGTATACAGGGCTCTCTTGTAAAAATAGACGTTTAaatctcaatgtgactccctGATTAAAAAGAGCAATAGTGAtgatgggcgattaggcctggttcgcagtcggcgttccaattcatcccaaaggtgttcaatggggttgaggtcagggctctgtgcaggccagtcaagttcttccacaccgagctcgacaaaccatttctgtatggacctcactttgtgcacgggggcattgtcatgctgaaacaggaaagggccttccccaaactgttgccaccaagttggaagcacagaatcatctagaatgttcttgtatgctgtagcattaagattccccttcactgaaactaaagGACCtatcccaaaccatgaaaaatatcccagaccattattccacctccaccaaacattacagtagGCACTATGCTttggggcaggtagctttctcctggtatccgccaaacccagatgtgTCCgttggactaccagatggtgaagtgtgattcatcacttcagagaacgcgtttccactgctccagctgatgcttggcattgtacatggtgatcttaggcttgtgtgcagctgctcggccatgggaacctatttcatgaagctcccgacgaagtTCAtgggctgacgttgcttccagaggcagtttggaacgcgGTAGTGAGTGGTGCAACCAGGGACAGACAATATTTACACACTACGCGAttcagcggtcctgttctgtgagcttgtgtggcctaccactttgcagctgaggcattgttgctcctagacgtttccacttaccaataacagcacttacagttgaccggggcagctctagcagggcagaaatttgacgaactgacttgttggaaaagtggcatcctatgacggtgtcatgttgaaagtcactgagctcttcaggaaggccattctactgccaatgtttgtctatggagattgcatggctgtgtgctcgattttatacagctgtcagcaccaggtgtggctgaaatagccgaatccactaatttgaaggggtgtccacatacgctatatatacacacacacacacacaaaagtatcaTACGACTTTGCAAGACGTAAAATAACATACGAAATGGATGAAGTTGTACAGAATTGTGCACAATTTTCAGGGACCCAGTTTGGTTCTAGTGCTGCTTTTAAAACTACCACCCGAAATAATACAAAACATTGAACCCATCTTTTCCTCCTTCAGAATGGTTGTGTTCTTCTTCCTTCATTTTATATttcacagaagaaaaaaaatacactttatcaCTTCACACAactgttttatttgtatttataacATGTCAAATAAAAATATGTTAAAAAGAAATCTACACATTTTGTGAAGAGTACGCATACAGATGTAGTGTATATGACCCGTTGCATGAAGAAttggccggcaggtagcctagtggttagagtgtagaggtggcaggtagcctagtggttagagtgtggaggcggcaggtagcctagtggttagagtgtaggacgagtaaccgaaaggttgcaagattgaatccccgagctgacaaggtaaaaatctgtcgttctactcctgaacaaggcagttaaccctctgttccccggtaggtcgtcattgaaaataagaatttgttcttaactgacttgccctagttaaataaaagtcaaatatatatattttttaatttaaagaACTCCATCATAGTAGTTAGTGCATAGAAGAGCAGTGAAACATGGTGCTACGTGGATGAAAAGACAGTCGACAGACAGTACAAATATTTAAAAACAGTaattcacacaaaaaaaatctcatatatatatatatatatattttaatttgaagagaattggaatttcagtgtacttcctaaATTGATCCGCATTGACCGTAACCCTGGAGAACAAACCTACAGACTGAAGCCAGACATCACGAGGTACTGTGCAGTGTTTCTTGCTTCAAAGTATGACGTGTCAGTGTCGTCCTCTGGCTGAGGGATGAAGGGCATGGTCTGGTTCTGAAGGTTATCCCAGTCCAAACCTGCAAACAGAGTGTGGCTCCCGAAGTTCTGAtgcagaaaacaaaaacaaatatggttgtagcagaaaaaaatgtaatcattATACATCCAAATGGTCCATTTCAAATGGAATGGTGTTATCACGGTTTAAACTGGTAAAACAAACCCTTTACCTTTGAACCCAGCCCGTTTGTTCATGTCCATGGTGAGTAAGATCTCTATGGCATTACGGGAATTCTGGGATAGCTCCTCCTCACCATCGGGCCATGGAATATCTGAAATGAAACATAAAAACAAAATATTGGTGATAGAAAACGTTATAAAACATTTTCAAATGCACGATTTTACTTTGCTGTAAAAAGGCATGTTACACTGAAAACATAACCGataataataatttacattttagtcattgagCAGACTATCCAGCGTGACTTAGTTAGTACATTAAGATAACTAGCTAGGTTACACAACCACATACCACAGAAAAGTTACATCTTTTCTCAATAAAAAGACAACTGCTACTGCAAGAAAGTATCTCTGTCGAGAATATTCTGGAAGACAAGCTGAGGGGTTTCATCGTTGGAGGGGGGCACGCCGGTAAGGAactcaaacagacacacacccagGGCCCACCAGTCCACCAtgcagtctgggggggggggcaagagaGACAGTAGGTCACATATTAATCCGTACATAAacatatctgaccaaattacccGCGATTGTTTTTGTTCTGGGTTTAACGGAGATTAGTCACATACATGTCTCAGATACCATCACCGTATTGTGTCACTGTGCTATTGTCCTGTTAggctgtgcctctattctacagCAGTGGAAGCAGGAACTGAAACAATTGGACAACATTAGGCTTAGTGTTTCAATGTACAATTTGGGATAATTGtaagatccacacacacacaaacacaccttcaAATAcgatgtgaggggggggggggggggggggtgttgaaaTTGTATTGCTTTTAATTTGTTTGTTGAACACTGtgttggctactacatgattccatatgtgttatttcatagttttgatatattCACTATTGACAacaaatcataaacaacagagtaggactggtccttagttttgggggtcatgctcaggtaaaacaatttggccaatctatacttccatatttccaagtcctattcttgaataTCAAAGGGGTATAACatgtattggaatgactggaattctgatagactttggttttggTTTGTAATGTAAAGATGTATAATAATAAGATTAAATGATGTAGTAGAAAACGATGGGTTAGAAGATGCCTACATAAACAACCCATAAAGTAAATGGCCaactatgtaaactttaacattgatttatcctgcaatagatgtcgttcaattggtaacaattcacttttgtcttcttctaatgcctcgtaaggggaaagtaatctaaaagtaacggaatgtaatcagattacattactgattacaatttgggacaggaaatactgtagctatgttatcataaacATACAACTCCAAGCAGGAAGTATCAGAACACTTAGAAAGGAAGTTCTAACCTTTAAATATGACTGAAATGTTTTGACGTCCCAAACAAGAAATGGGTCAACTCTTACCATGTCGTTTCCCCAATAGCAGCTCTGGGGCTAGGTAATCTGGGGTGCCTAAAATCGGTACTCCCTCCACGGGTACAGGACCACGTCGGACACTCTTAGGGGTCCTGAACGGAGTGTGGGAGGTGGTCGACGACTGCGGGGTCTTAAATTAGGAAACAAATGAATAAATAACTGATAAAGTGTCATGTGTAATGTAAGTTCTCTGAAGCTATATTTAGGTCCTACATTTTCAACTTAGCCCAGTACCCTCCACCCCTGAATCTCGACTCTGTATCCACCACCCCTGGAATTTGACTGTGCATCTACCTGATCGAGGGAGTTGTTGGAGCTGGGTCTCTTCTGGACTGGTGTGACAGCAGCGGGCATACTGTGGTAGGAGGCGGAGGTGGCCATATCCATAGGCTCCACAGAGCCCAGGCTGAGGCGTGAGCTCCCCGACATGTTGGAGCGGTTGATGGAGCTGCAGTAGCTCCGGAAGGCCACCACGTTCCTGGGCTTGAGGGACGAGGGTGACATGGCCACCCTGGGGTTCAGCTCAGGGACTCGGTTGAGGAAGGAGCGCTTGGATTCGCCTTCTCTCAGGGTGAGCCAGTTGCCCGGCTTTGCCGTTCCTATACTAGCGAAGATGGGTGGCTGAGGAAGGAGTGGGGTACTGGGTGATATTGCTGGGTCATATCGTCTATCGTCTAGCTCGAACAATGCCCAATGCCCCTCTTTGGCACTTTGAGCCGACCTCTTTGGGGTTGGGCTGTTGACGATGGACATTTCATGAGCCGACCCCTCAGTCAGCGCACAGGCTCCTGCTCAGTCTTCACCAAATGACGTGCCTTCGATGACGACCCCCTCTGCTGGTCCTTCCAACTCACACAGGAGGTTTTCATCGAGGTACTTTGAAATGTAACAGCTATTTGCTTCCTTTTC
This region of Salvelinus alpinus chromosome 8, SLU_Salpinus.1, whole genome shotgun sequence genomic DNA includes:
- the LOC139583277 gene encoding serine/threonine-protein kinase greatwall-like, producing the protein MSIVNSPTPKRSAQSAKEGHWALFELDDRRYDPAISPSTPLLPQPPIFASIGTAKPGNWLTLREGESKRSFLNRVPELNPRVAMSPSSLKPRNVVAFRSYCSSINRSNMSGSSRLSLGSVEPMDMATSASYHSMPAAVTPVQKRPSSNNSLDQTPQSSTTSHTPFRTPKSVRRGPVPVEGVPILGTPDYLAPELLLGKRHDIPWPDGEEELSQNSRNAIEILLTMDMNKRAGFKELREPHSVCRFGLG